From a region of the Acinetobacter larvae genome:
- a CDS encoding Rossmann-like and DUF2520 domain-containing protein produces MRISFVGAGRVASHFVHALQQGQHQLLQIYSRRLAHAEQLAKTCAAEALDHLDHLDPDCDVLMIAVADAAIEQVVAALPVLSEHCVVVHCSGSTPLSVLQRFQRYGVFYPLQSFSLGATVDWSQVPLLLEANHPIALQCLQQLAAELSQRIYCYDTEQRLTLHLAAVFASNFANYCYDAAAQLLAVQQVDRSLLSPLILATAQKATEQSPEWVQTGPAARGDLAILALHRALLEQAERPDLQALYQLMSQAILQRQQALIQR; encoded by the coding sequence ATGCGTATTAGTTTCGTTGGTGCAGGACGTGTGGCAAGTCATTTCGTCCATGCCTTACAGCAAGGTCAGCATCAACTGCTGCAGATTTATAGTCGTCGTTTGGCACATGCTGAACAATTGGCCAAGACCTGCGCTGCTGAAGCTTTAGATCATTTAGACCATCTAGATCCAGATTGTGATGTGTTGATGATTGCAGTTGCCGATGCGGCGATTGAGCAAGTGGTGGCGGCGCTACCTGTACTGTCTGAACATTGTGTGGTGGTACATTGCTCTGGCAGTACACCCTTATCTGTCTTACAGCGTTTTCAGCGATATGGTGTTTTTTATCCATTACAGAGTTTTAGCTTGGGAGCGACAGTTGACTGGTCGCAGGTTCCCTTGTTGTTAGAAGCGAATCATCCGATAGCATTGCAATGCCTACAGCAGTTGGCGGCAGAACTGAGTCAACGGATCTATTGTTATGACACTGAGCAACGTTTGACGCTGCATTTAGCCGCAGTTTTTGCCAGTAATTTTGCCAATTACTGCTATGATGCCGCGGCGCAATTGTTGGCGGTGCAACAGGTTGATCGCTCGCTCTTGTCGCCCTTAATTTTAGCAACGGCACAGAAAGCAACTGAACAGTCGCCTGAATGGGTACAAACTGGTCCAGCGGCGCGGGGAGATCTAGCAATTTTGGCTTTGCATCGGGCTTTGCTCGAGCAAGCTGAACGCCCCGATCTGCAAGCACTGTATCAGTTAATGAGTCAGGCTATTCTACAGCGACAACAGGCATTGATTCAGCGCTAA
- the slyD gene encoding peptidylprolyl isomerase: MTDAIANNHVVSFHYTLTNAEGEVLDKSQGEPLPYLHGAGNIIPGLEKALEGKKVGDKFVVNVPAAEGYGEYNPDLVQEVPKNMFQGVDNIEAGMQFQAQTDDGVQIVTVKAVEGETILVDANFPLAGQDLTFDVEIVDIREASAEELEHGHVHGAGGHHH; this comes from the coding sequence ATGACTGATGCAATTGCAAATAATCACGTGGTATCTTTCCACTACACTTTGACAAATGCCGAAGGTGAAGTACTTGATAAATCTCAAGGCGAGCCACTACCCTATTTGCATGGTGCAGGCAACATCATTCCTGGTTTAGAAAAAGCTTTGGAAGGTAAAAAAGTTGGCGACAAATTTGTGGTAAACGTACCTGCAGCTGAAGGTTACGGTGAATACAATCCTGATCTCGTACAAGAAGTGCCAAAGAACATGTTCCAAGGCGTAGACAACATCGAAGCAGGTATGCAATTCCAAGCACAAACTGATGACGGTGTTCAAATCGTTACCGTTAAAGCGGTTGAAGGCGAAACCATCTTAGTTGATGCCAACTTCCCGCTTGCTGGTCAAGACTTAACTTTTGATGTCGAAATCGTCGACATCCGTGAAGCTTCTGCTGAAGAACTAGAGCACGGTCATGTACACGGTGCTGGTGGTCACCACCATTAA
- a CDS encoding NAD(P)/FAD-dependent oxidoreductase: MSQQHRIVIVGGGAGGLELATQLGNRLANNPQIEISLVDKKLTHIWKPLLHEIAAGTLNINAEETNYYAHAAKHHYQFIWAKLEQIDAARKCIILKTQSSSKSEQGDQQFELHYDTLILAVGSISNDFGTPGVKQYCHYLDSLQQAQTFQQDLLHLYLDAQHHNIDRELHIGIIGAGATGVELAAELVQAKKNFYQYGLNKIKPNQVKISLIEGAPRILPALSEKMSKHCHKHLERMGVQVLTNKRVAKIDAERIYFSDDTSIIAELKVWAAGIKAPPVIANLEGFAKDRMGRLEVFATLQTKSDPNIFAFGDCAHCIPDASQPPLAPRAQVASQQASFLVDAMLARIKGAPQPMFQFNDRGSLVSLTRSTAFGEVLGQVNVQGFIAKSMYVSLYRLHQATIYGYTHAGLLATKDFMTRKIAPKIKLH; encoded by the coding sequence ATGTCTCAACAACATCGTATCGTCATTGTCGGTGGTGGTGCTGGCGGCCTAGAGCTCGCCACCCAGCTTGGTAATCGTTTGGCCAACAACCCTCAGATTGAAATTAGCTTAGTTGACAAAAAGTTAACCCATATCTGGAAACCGTTATTGCATGAGATTGCAGCGGGTACGCTGAATATTAATGCAGAAGAAACCAATTATTATGCCCATGCAGCCAAACATCATTATCAGTTTATTTGGGCTAAGCTCGAACAAATCGATGCGGCAAGAAAATGCATCATCCTTAAAACACAGTCCTCATCTAAGTCTGAACAAGGTGATCAGCAATTTGAACTGCACTATGACACCCTCATTCTAGCAGTCGGCTCTATTTCCAATGATTTTGGTACACCAGGGGTCAAACAGTACTGTCATTATCTCGATAGTTTGCAACAGGCACAAACTTTCCAACAAGACCTACTGCATCTTTATCTCGATGCACAACATCATAATATCGATCGTGAATTACATATTGGTATTATTGGCGCGGGCGCAACAGGTGTCGAGCTCGCAGCAGAATTGGTACAAGCCAAAAAGAACTTTTATCAGTACGGTCTCAACAAAATCAAACCCAACCAAGTCAAGATTAGTTTGATTGAAGGCGCACCCAGAATTTTACCCGCCCTCTCAGAAAAGATGTCCAAACATTGCCACAAACATTTAGAACGTATGGGGGTACAAGTCCTGACCAATAAACGGGTTGCAAAAATAGATGCTGAACGCATCTATTTTAGTGATGACACCAGTATTATTGCTGAATTAAAGGTTTGGGCAGCGGGTATTAAGGCACCGCCGGTTATTGCCAACCTAGAAGGTTTTGCCAAAGATAGAATGGGACGCCTAGAAGTCTTTGCCACTTTGCAAACCAAATCAGATCCTAATATCTTTGCTTTTGGTGATTGCGCACATTGTATTCCCGATGCCTCACAACCACCGCTTGCACCACGGGCACAAGTTGCCAGCCAACAAGCCAGCTTTTTGGTCGATGCGATGCTGGCACGGATTAAAGGTGCGCCACAACCCATGTTCCAATTTAATGACCGCGGTTCCTTGGTCTCCTTAACCCGGAGTACCGCATTTGGGGAAGTCTTAGGGCAAGTCAATGTACAAGGTTTTATTGCCAAATCGATGTATGTCTCTTTATATCGGCTACATCAAGCAACAATCTATGGGTATACCCATGCCGGTTTACTCGCCACCAAGGATTTTATGACGCGTAAGATCGCACCAAAAATAAAATTGCATTAA
- a CDS encoding D-alanyl-D-alanine carboxypeptidase family protein: protein MRSITTFFAFISLFWASCLHASLLHIAPSSVEAEAWTILDSQSGQIIASHNSEQQRAPASLTKMMVAYISLKEIQAGRLKKEEIIRATPVVNMVQPDESQMYLKVGEQISVDQLLAGLIVMSANDAAVTLAERISGNVPAFVQRMNQEAQALGMHNTHFTNPAGITMPAHYSSAHDMALLGQKLTQQTPDYLSYSIQPDFRYKEHFHHATNLALKTDPSVDGLKTGYTQAAGYNLALTAHRPSGLPNQPDRRIIVVVMGTKSAVKRSQIAEQLLNLAYVYSRNEIAIQEKQQLAELPVIRSTLKIFKIQSPQPHIVTTSLYNHSNPILLTQFDPTRQLLVIQDQQHQPQIIAPAQNTQTHFDVELTQKSLTAPLAGPMELAKVHVYQNQQLLQTFNIQDNVILEQAHWWQRLWMWLIGLFA from the coding sequence TTGAGATCAATCACCACGTTCTTCGCATTTATCAGTTTATTTTGGGCTAGCTGCCTACATGCTAGCTTACTTCATATTGCCCCCAGCAGCGTAGAAGCTGAGGCTTGGACTATTTTAGATAGTCAATCCGGACAAATTATTGCGTCGCATAATAGTGAGCAACAACGCGCTCCGGCATCTCTGACTAAAATGATGGTGGCTTATATTAGTCTGAAAGAAATTCAGGCTGGTCGGTTGAAGAAAGAGGAGATTATTCGCGCGACACCAGTGGTCAATATGGTGCAGCCTGATGAATCACAAATGTATTTAAAAGTGGGTGAGCAGATTTCTGTCGATCAGTTACTTGCTGGTCTCATCGTGATGTCAGCCAATGATGCTGCGGTGACTTTGGCGGAACGTATTTCAGGGAATGTGCCTGCTTTTGTACAACGTATGAATCAAGAAGCGCAAGCCTTGGGCATGCACAATACCCATTTTACCAACCCTGCTGGAATTACCATGCCCGCACATTATTCCAGTGCGCATGATATGGCATTGCTGGGGCAAAAACTCACCCAGCAAACACCAGACTATCTAAGCTACTCCATTCAACCAGATTTTCGCTATAAAGAACATTTTCATCACGCCACCAATCTTGCATTGAAAACAGATCCTAGTGTTGACGGGCTCAAAACAGGATATACCCAAGCTGCTGGCTATAATCTCGCACTGACAGCACATCGTCCAAGCGGACTGCCGAACCAACCAGATCGACGTATTATTGTGGTGGTGATGGGCACAAAAAGTGCAGTCAAACGCAGTCAAATTGCAGAACAACTGCTGAATCTGGCTTATGTCTATAGTCGTAATGAAATCGCCATTCAAGAAAAGCAGCAACTCGCTGAACTGCCCGTAATTCGTTCAACTTTAAAAATCTTTAAAATTCAATCTCCACAACCGCATATCGTCACAACCTCACTGTATAACCACAGCAACCCGATCCTACTGACTCAGTTTGATCCAACACGTCAGCTCTTGGTTATACAAGATCAACAGCATCAACCACAAATCATCGCACCTGCACAAAATACCCAAACTCATTTTGATGTAGAACTAACTCAAAAATCCTTAACAGCACCTCTTGCTGGTCCAATGGAGCTCGCCAAAGTCCATGTCTACCAAAATCAACAACTCCTACAAACTTTTAATATTCAAGACAATGTCATCTTAGAGCAGGCACATTGGTGGCAACGTCTCTGGATGTGGTTGATTGGCCTTTTTGCCTAA
- a CDS encoding M61 family metallopeptidase, which produces MLHYQIEFDDYHQHLIHVTMRFLANPTQVLWLPTWIPGSYLIREFAKHIESVQAFDEAGRILKIDKFEKNKWRLYNTDHELITVEYDVYAYDLSVRGAYVDANRLYVNPACVCLALQDQEQKPIEVDLFVPQALQHFQLATGLSQRSLVKGRYTLRAQDYMQLIDSPFELAEQTGFDFSVADIPHRFVVSGRHAMNAERLQQDLEKICAAQIDLFAGAPFQNYIFMTMATANSYGGLEHPNSTSLITPRDDLPKQHEADQPSESYQRFLGLCSHEYFHAWLVKFIRPENFVNYNLHQESYTHLLWVFEGITSYYDDLMLYRSGVISRDAYFKLLTAQIDRYLQNPGRKVQTVMESSFDTWIKFYRQDENSNQAGTSYYNKGALIALCLDLGLRIHGSSLDALLQRLYQRAQQGIQVNDNTMFELCQQLTGQDWRERLGFLIDSTDALPLTELLPEFGVEYLEKTDKSLALGLKLSEQTAGVLVQQARREGSAAHAGLAAHDVIIAIDGYKATVKKIEAYAEQGGRVTVHAFRRDELMQFEVDMTQTALPRVELSVVDEHKLSAWLAAQS; this is translated from the coding sequence ATGTTGCATTATCAGATTGAATTTGACGATTATCATCAACATCTTATCCATGTCACCATGCGGTTTTTAGCCAATCCAACGCAAGTGCTGTGGTTACCCACTTGGATCCCAGGTAGTTATTTAATTCGTGAGTTTGCCAAGCACATTGAATCGGTGCAAGCCTTTGATGAAGCAGGGCGTATACTTAAAATCGATAAATTTGAAAAAAATAAATGGCGCTTATATAACACCGATCATGAACTGATTACGGTCGAGTATGATGTATATGCCTATGATTTGTCGGTGCGTGGTGCTTATGTCGATGCCAATCGTTTATATGTCAATCCCGCCTGTGTGTGCTTAGCACTACAAGATCAAGAACAAAAACCGATAGAGGTTGATCTCTTTGTACCGCAAGCATTGCAACATTTTCAATTGGCCACCGGTTTAAGTCAACGTAGTCTGGTCAAAGGGCGTTATACCCTGCGTGCACAAGATTATATGCAGCTGATTGATAGCCCATTTGAACTCGCTGAACAGACTGGATTTGATTTTAGCGTCGCAGATATTCCGCATCGCTTTGTGGTGTCGGGTCGTCACGCCATGAATGCTGAACGCTTACAACAAGATTTAGAAAAAATTTGTGCGGCACAAATTGATTTATTTGCTGGTGCACCTTTTCAAAACTATATTTTTATGACCATGGCAACAGCCAATAGTTATGGCGGCTTAGAGCATCCCAATAGTACCAGCCTGATTACCCCGCGTGACGATTTACCCAAGCAGCATGAAGCAGACCAACCTTCGGAGTCTTATCAACGCTTTTTAGGCTTATGCAGCCATGAGTATTTTCATGCTTGGTTGGTGAAGTTTATACGCCCAGAAAACTTTGTAAATTATAATCTGCATCAAGAAAGTTATACGCATTTACTTTGGGTGTTTGAGGGGATTACCTCATATTATGATGACTTGATGTTGTATCGTAGTGGGGTGATTTCACGCGATGCTTATTTTAAATTATTGACTGCGCAAATTGATCGTTATTTACAAAACCCCGGGCGAAAAGTACAAACGGTGATGGAGTCAAGTTTTGATACTTGGATTAAATTTTATCGTCAAGATGAAAACTCTAACCAAGCAGGGACCAGTTATTATAATAAAGGCGCCTTGATTGCACTTTGTCTGGATTTGGGATTAAGAATCCATGGTTCCAGTTTGGATGCGTTATTACAACGACTCTACCAGCGTGCGCAGCAGGGGATACAAGTCAATGACAACACCATGTTTGAGTTATGCCAACAGTTAACAGGGCAAGATTGGCGTGAGCGTTTAGGCTTTTTAATTGACAGTACCGATGCATTGCCTTTGACAGAGTTATTACCTGAATTTGGTGTGGAATATCTAGAAAAAACAGATAAGTCATTAGCTTTAGGACTAAAACTTAGCGAGCAAACCGCAGGTGTTTTGGTGCAGCAAGCGCGCCGTGAGGGCAGTGCTGCACACGCTGGTTTGGCTGCGCATGATGTGATTATCGCGATTGATGGCTATAAAGCAACGGTGAAAAAAATTGAAGCCTATGCCGAACAAGGTGGACGTGTGACTGTGCATGCTTTTCGTCGAGATGAGTTGATGCAGTTTGAGGTAGATATGACACAAACGGCTCTGCCACGCGTCGAATTGTCTGTCGTGGATGAGCATAAACTCAGTGCGTGGTTAGCCGCGCAGTCATAA